One window from the genome of Oncorhynchus kisutch isolate 150728-3 linkage group LG21, Okis_V2, whole genome shotgun sequence encodes:
- the LOC109866626 gene encoding histone deacetylase 2 translates to MAYTVAGGTKKKVCYYYDGDIGNYYYGQGHPMKPHRIRMTHNLLLNYGLYRKMEIYRPHKATAEEITKYHSDDYIQFLQSIRPDNMSEYSKQMQRFNVGEDCPVFDGLFEFCQLSTGGSAAGSVKLNRQQTDIAVNWAGGLHHAKKSEASGFCYVNDIVLAILELLKYHQRVLYVDIDIHHGDGVEEAFYTTDRVMTVSFHKYGEYFPGTGDLRDIGAGKGKYYAVNFPLRDGVDDESYELIFKPVMAKVMEMYQPSAVVLQCGADSLSGDRLGCFNLTIRGHAKCVEYIKSFNLPLLMLGGGGYTIRNVARCWTYETAVALDTEIPDELPYNDYFEYFGPDFKLHISPSNMTNQNTLEYMDKIKQRLFENLRMLPHAPGVQMQTVPEDAITDDTVDEDAEDPDKRMSIRASDKRIACDEEFSDSEDEGEGEGGRRNEANHKKGTKRTRVEEGDKEKVEVEKSKETSTEN, encoded by the exons ATGGCTTACACCGTTGCAGGTGGAACCAAGAAGAAAGTCTGCTACTACTATGACG GTGACATTGGCAATTACTATTATGGACAAGGGCATCCCATGAAACCACACCGAATTCGAATGACCCACAACCTACTGTTGAACTATGGACTGTACAGAAAAATGGAAATATAT AGACCACACAAAGCCACTGCAGAGGAAATTACCAAATACCACAGTGACGATTACATCCAGTTCCTCCAATCCATACGACCAGACAACATGTCAGAGTACAGCAAGCAAATGCAGCGGT TTAATGTTGGTGAGGATTGTCCTGTATTTGATGGGTTGTTTGAGTTCTGCCAGTTGTCTACCGGTGGCTCTGCTG CGGGATCGGTGAAACTCAACAGGCAGCAGACGGACATTGCGGTGAACTGGGCCGGGGGACTTCACCACGCTAAGAAGTCTGAGGCCTCTGGCTTTTGTTACGTCAATGACATTGTGTTGGCCATTCTAGAGCTCCTCAA GTACCATCAGAGGGTACTGTACGTAGATATTGACATCCACCATGGGGATGGAGTAGAGGAAGCCTTCTACACCACAGACAGGGTCATGACTGTGTCCTTCCACAAATACGGAGAGTACTTCCCTGGGACTGGAGACCTCAGG GATATTGGTGCAGGAAAAGGCAAATACTACGCTGTCAACTTCCCCCTGAGGGACGGCGTTGACGATGAGTCGTATGAGCTGATCTTcaagcct GTGATGGCCAAGGTGATGGAGATGTACCAGCCCAGTGCAGTGGTTCTGCAATGTGGAGCAGACTCCCTCTCAGGAGACCGTCTGGGCTGCTTCAACCTTACCATCCGCG GCCATGCTAAGTGTGTTGAGTACATTAAGTCGTTCAACCTTCCCCTACTAATGCTGGGTGGAGGAGGCTACACCATCCGCAACGTGGCCCGCTGCTGGACCTACGAGACGGCCGTGGCTCTGGATACTGAGATCCCTGACG aacTGCCATACAACGATTACTTTGAGTACTTTGGGCCTGACTTCAAGTTGCACATCAGCCCATCCAACATGACCAACCAGAACACGTTGGAGTACATGGATAAGATCAA GCAGCGTCTGTTTGAGAACTTGCGGATGCTACCTCACGCCCCGGGAGTGCAGATGCAGACGGTCCCTGAAGACGCCATCACTGACGATACGGTGGATGAGGATGCCGAGGACCCCGACAAACGCATGTCCA TCCGTGCTTCAGACAAGAGGATAGCCTGCGACGAGGAGTTCTCTGACTctgaggatgagggagagggagagggaggaaggaggaacgAAGCCAATCACAAGAAAGGAACAAAACGGACTCGAGTTgaggagggagacaaagagaaagtTG AGGTGGAGAAATCGAAGGAAACAAGCACTGAGAACTGA
- the LOC109866353 gene encoding myristoylated alanine-rich C-kinase substrate-like, producing the protein MGAQFSKTAAKGETTVEKPGEAAASPTKTNGQENGHVKVNGDASPAAAEAGKDEVHANGSATAEEAPKAEAATAEAAPSAAAVEGEKAENAEAVSPAAEGEAAKPEEGATPSTSNETPKKKKKRFSFKKSFKLSGFSFKKTKKETGDGAEGEEAAASTDEAKDEAAEAPEATAEGEAKTAEGEAKPAGAGEEAKEAASPTEAKPEETAAAPAEEAKAAAAEEPKAEEKPAEPAAEAPKTEEAVPATEVASSPEAPAAAEASAE; encoded by the exons ATGGGAGCGCAATTCTCCAAGACAGCTGCAAAAGGCGAAACCACGGTTGAAAAGCCAGGAGAGGCTGCCGCTTCACCAACCAAGACCAATGGACAG GAAAATGGCCATGTGAAAGTGAACGGGGATGCCTCTCCTGCGGCTGCAGAGGCAGGCAAAGACGAGGTGCATGCCAATGGTAGTGCCACGGCTGAGGAGGCTCCAAAAGCGGAGGCTGCAACTGCAGAGGCTGCACcctcagcagcagcagtagaagggGAAAAGGCAGAGAATGCAGAGGCTGTGTCTCCAGCAGCTGAGGGTGAGGCAGCTAAACCGGAGGAGGGTGCCACGCCTTCAACCAGCAACGAGACccccaaaaagaagaagaagcgcTTCTCCTTCAAAAAGTCCTTCAAGCTTAGCGGTTTCTCCTTCAAAAAGACCAAGAAGGAGACAGGCGATGGGGCAGAGGGTGAGGAGGCCGCTGCGTCCACCGATGAGGCCAAGGATGAGGCAGCCGAGGCCCCAGAGGCCACTGCCGAAGGGGAAGCCAAGACTGCGGAGGGAGAGGCCAAGCCTGCCGGTGCTGGGGAGGAAGCTAAGGAAGCAGCAAGCCCCACAGAGGCCAAGCCTGAGGAAACAGCAGCAGCACCCGCTGAGGAGGCCAAGGCAGCTGCCGCCGAGGAGCCAAAAGCAGAGGAGAAGCCAGCGGAGCCTGCTGCGGAGGCACCCAAAACGGAGGAGGCTGTACCTGCAACAGAGGTCGCATCCAGTCCAGAGGCCCCAGCTGCCGCAGAGGCCAGTGCTGAGTAA